From the Alteromonas sp. CI.11.F.A3 genome, the window AATATTCATATTACCGGCTAACGCATAAGCCACTACCAATGGTGGTGAGGCTAAATAGTTGGCTGCAACATCTGAATGAATACGACCTTCGAAGTTACGGTTCCCCGATAGAACAGAGGTAACAGTAAGTTTGGCCTTTTTAATTGCATCGCTAATAGCATCAGGCAAGGGCCCTGAGTTACCGATACAAGTTGTACAACCATAACCCACAAGGTTGAAACCGAGTGCTTCAAGTGGGTCCATCAAGTTTGCATCTTCAAGATATTGCGTCACCACCTGCGAACCAGGGGCTAAAGACGTTTTTACCCAAGGCTTTCGGGTTAACCCTTTTTCTGCCGCTTTTTTCGCAAGTAACCCAGCACCGATAAGCACTGAAGGGTTTGATGTATTGGTACAACTCGTAATGGCCGCAATAACAATAGCGCCATCTTCTAAGTTAAATTTATTGCCACGGAATTCTACATACGAATCATGCTCTTCGTTCACTTCAGGCACTGCACCGCCTTCTGCGACAAATTCCGTTTCTTCGTCTAGCACTTTCACATCAATTTGCGTGCGATGCCATTCGTTAAATGCCTTTGATGCGTTATCTAGTGCAATTCTATCTTGAGGACGTTTAGGCCCTGCAATAGAAGGCACAACGTCGTTTAAGTCGAGTTCTAACGTTTCGTGGTATTGTGCATCTTTACTGAAGTCATCGTGCCATAGCGAACTTTCCTTCGCATATGCTTCAACAAGTTCAATCTGCGATTCGTCACGCCCGGTTAGGCGCAAATAATCTAGCGCCACTGCATCGATAGGGAAGATACCGCAGGTTGCACCATATTCTGGTGCCATGTTAGCAATGGTGGCGCGATCGGCTGTGGTTAAATGCTTCAAGCCCGGACCATAGAATTCAACAAATTTACCCACTACACCATGAGCACGAAGTTGCTGAGTGATTGTTAACACCATATCTGTTGCTGTTACGCCAGTTGGCAGTTCACCGTCTAATCGAAAACCCACTACTTTAGGTAGAAGCATGGTAACGGGTTGACCTAACATGGCCGCTTCCGCTTCAATACCGCCTACACCCCAGCCTAATACGCCAAGCCCATTAATCATGGTGGTGTGTGAATCGGTACCTACAAGGGTATCTGGATATACTAACGTGTCGTCACCTTCTTGCTTAGTGAAAGCAACACGGGCAAGGTATTCAAGGTTAACTTGGTGGACTATTCCTCGACCAGGAGGAACAACTTTGAAGTTATCGAAGCTTGATTGCCCCCATTTTAAAAACTGGTAACGCTCTTTATTTCGCTCAATTTCAACGTCGGTGTTTTTCTCTAACGCGTTTTCTTCTGCGAAGAAATCAACCATTACTGAATGGTCAATGACCAATTCTACTGGGTTTAGCGGGTTGATAGCCTGAGCATCGCCGCCTAACTTGTTAACTGCATCGCGCATAGCGGCCAAATCAACAATAGCTGGTACGCCAGTAAAATCCTGCAAGATTACGCGGGCAGGAACAAAAGAAACTTCATGCTCGACATGATTTTCGGTGTTCCAAGTAGCAACTTGTTCAATGTCGTCACTGGTCACAAACTCTTCATTTTCGTGACGCAGTAAGTTTTCTAGAAGAATTTTAATACAATACGGTAATCGGTCGAGCGCAAAGTTCTCATTTACTTTGTCAAAGCTAATGGCCTTGAAGGAATTGCCATCGACATCGATATTGGAAAAAGATTGATATTTCACGCGCTCACCATCCTTATTTGCCTGTCATAAATATAGTTTTAGGAGCAAATTAGGAAACGCTAACCATTATTTATATTGCAGTGCTATTAGTCACTTCTATTTTCCACCGCAATGATTTGGCGCTCCTACTTACTCTCACTTATAGCTGTATACGGTAACAAAGTGAAAAAAAGTTCATGTTGATTTCATACCCTTGCCCTAGCAGTTTACGTTGCAACTCAAAGGGTCTACTTTGCTACTTCGCTTGTCTTACCTGTTAAACTTGGCTTTTCGAAACTGGATTTTTGGTTGCCGATCAACGATGATAGCGTTCATCTTTTTTCGTATCCGTCTGACGCACCATTTCATTGGCATTCGTCGGGCATTTTCACTTTAACGCCGCAGGTAACCTTACTATGTATAAACTGGTACTTATTCGTCATGGAGAAAGTCAGTGGAACCTTGAAAATCGTTTCACTGGTTGGCACGACGTCGACTTAACTGATACAGGGGTAGCACAAGCTAAAACCGCTGGTCAGTTAATGAAAGATGCAGGTTTTGAATTCGATCAGGCTTACACGTCTGTATTGCTTCGTGCTATCAAAACGCTAAATATCTCTTTGGAAGAAATGGGTCAACATTACCTACCTGTTGAACGTCACTGGCGTTTGAACGAGCGTCACTACGGTGCGCTTACAGGATTAGACAAAGCTGAAACTGCTGCTAAGCACGGCGAAGAGCAAGTTAAAGTGTGGCGTCGTAGTTTCGACATTCCACCACCAGCAGTAGATACTGACAGCGAACACTTCCCAGGGGTAGATCGCCGTTACAATAACGTTGATGCCGAGATTCTTCCTCGCGGTGAAAGCTTGAAGATGACCATCGAGCGTGTACTTCCTTACTGGCACGATGTTATTCGTCCAGATATTCAAGCGGGCAAGCGCGTTATTATTGCTGCTCACGGCAACAGCCTTCGTGCATTGGTTAAATACTTAGATGGCATGTCTGATGAAGACGTACTAAGCCTAAATATTCCAACTGGTGTACCTTTGGTATACGAGCTAGACGAAAACTTGAAGCCTATCTCTAAAGAATACTTAGGCGATCCAGAAGCGATTAAAGCGATGATGGATGCCGTTGCTAAGCAAGGCAAAGCTAAGTAATCAAAAGCTTAGTAAACGAAGACTTAGTAATCGAAAGCCAAGTAATAGAAAGCTGACTATTAGCGCGACGACTAAAAACCGCAAACATGGTTTGCGGTTTTTTTATGCCACTTGTTTTCAGTTCAATGCTCTAAAACGCTTACCTTTTCCACCATCATCATTGTTACTAATTTGTAAATACTTGCTATTCCCACTACATTGGCATCAAGCTCAGTTTTTACATCAGGTGTGCTATGCAGGTATCGGTCTTCAAATCAGCCAATAAACTCATTACTGGTGAGGGAGCCTTAGCGAATCTTGCCGCCGAGCTTTCAAGGTTAAACATTAAAGCGCCTGCCATTATCACCGACAAGGGCGTAAGCCAATCTGGTGCACTTGAACGTGTCACTGGCTTGCTGAATGTAGAATGCCCTATTGTGATAGACGATATCCCGCCTGAACCTGAAATAAGCATTATTGAGCAAAGGCTTACTCGACTGAAGCAACATAAGGTAGACGGAATTATTGCCGTTGGCGGAGGGAGTGCAATCGACAGCGCTAAAGTGCTTGCGGCTACGTTCGATTACACGGGCAACATTGCAGACTTGTTCGGTGAGAACTTAGTGCCAGGGCGCACGTTACCCCTTATTGCTATTCCAACCACGGCGGGTACGGGCTCAGAAGTGACGAATATTGCTATTTTGGCCGACCCTATCGCGCAGGTTAAAAAAGGAATCGTGAGCGATTACCTATTGCCTGATATTGCGATTGTGACGCCTGAAATGACTTTAAGCTGCCCCAAACACATTACTGCCGCCAGTGGTATAGATGCGTTTGTACATGCATTAGAGGCCTACCTATCGGTTAATGCCAGCCCTATTACTGATGCTTTGGCTAGCAAGGCTATGATTCTTATTTATCATTCTTTGCCGCTTGCCTATGCAAATTCCAACGATGTTAAAGCACGTGAAGATATGGCAACCGGAAGTTTAATGGCAGGTTTGGCGTTTGGTAACGCGGGCGTTGGCGCCGTGCATGCGCTAGCTTATCCGCTAGGCGGTCGCTTTCATTTATCTCACGGCATGAGCAATGCGGTTATGTTGCCCCATGTTATGCGCTGGAATATAGGGGCTTGCCAACAGCGCTTTGTGGATGTGGCGGGCTTTTTACATTTGCCTATTTCTGATAAAACGCAGTTAGAAATTGCTAATCAGGTAGTAGATGCCATTGAAGCACTGTGCAGAAAAGTGGAAATACCTGCCACACTGCGCAACTTTGACATTAGCGAAGACGCTATTCCTTTATTGGCAGAAGAAGCGAGTAAAGTAACTCGTTTGCTGCGTAACAACCCAAGAGTATTAAGCAAACAAGATATCGCCCAGATATACAAAGAGGCGTTTTAAACGCCTCATCGGTAATACTTAACTACCTAATTGGGTGATCGCTATTTACTTAATTGGTTTACGATAGCCTCTGCAACCGCGTGAGCACTTGCTGGATTTTGACCAGTGATAACACGCTCATCTTCAATCACATGTACATTCCATGGTTGAACTTTACTGAATTTAGCGGCTTTACGGGCTAATGCTTCTTCGAGTAAAAACGGAATATCGTTAATGGTGCCGTAATCCACTTCTTCTTCGCGGGTAAAACCAGTAATTGCTTTACTGGCAATTAGGTCTTCGCCGTTACTAAGCTTAATAGGTAACAGTGCTGCTGGGCCGTGACATACCGCGCCAACAATACCGCCATTTTCATAATGGGTAGCAGATAGCTTAGCAAAGTCTTCGTTGCTGGCGAGGTCGGACAATAGTCCGAAGCCACCTGGATAGAACACAGCATCATATTCATTAATGTTCACGTTTGAAACGCTCATGCTGTTGCTGGTGCGCTTTTTGAAGTCTTCGTTGTTTAACACCGCGGCATTAACGTCGTCGCCTTCAATGTCGGTACCGTAAATAGGAATAGCACCGCCTTCAATTGACGCGATATCGTACTCTACGCCGTGTTTATTAAAAACATCGATTGCATGGGTAATCTCCGGCGAATAAGTACCGTTCGCTTGATCAGTAGTACCTAGTGTTGCGTGGTTTGTTACTGGGATAAGTATCTTTTTCATGGTTTCTTCCTATGCGTAAGACACATTAGCTGTGCCGTAGTAATCATGTGCATACACTATAGAATATCCCTGATAATTTGATAATATGCGAAATAGTTAAATCACTATTGCCATATAGCAACAATAGTAATTTTTTACTCACACATCACGAGTGAAATAAATGGAAAGCTTCGAAGGCATTGTAGAATTTGTGGCCGTGGCTGAACGCAAAGGTTTTTCAGCAGCAGCAAAGCAACTAGGTTGCAGCACCAGTCACATCAGTAGACAAATTGCTCGGCTTGAAGCGCGTGTAGGCTGTATTTTACTAGCTCGTTCTACCCGCCAAGTCAATTTAACCGAGAACGGCGCACTTTATTACCAGCACGCTAAAGACCTGCTCATTGGCCTTCAACAGGCCAATGAGCAGGTAAGCCTTCAGCAGATAACACTTGATGGCGTGCTGCGAGTAAGTGCCGCAGGCGGATTTGCCGAGCATGCCGTGGCTCCCGCGTTAATGCAATTTGCGTTAGAGCACCCAGAGTTAACCATTGATATGGACTTTAATAGTCGCATGGTTAACTTTGTGGAAGACGATGTAGACTTTGTTATTCGCTACGGCGAACTGGCCGACTCTAGCCTGATTGCGCGTAAATTAATTGAAAGGCCCATGATGGCGGTTGCCACCCGGGAATATTTAGCGCAATTTGGCGAACCTTTACACCCCAGTGATTTGAAAAAGCATAGCTGCGTTATTTCTAATAACGATGTATGGAAGTTTTCAAACAATGGCGCACAAGAAAATATAAAAGTGAAAGGCCGTTGGCGCAGTAATAATGCGAATGCGGTACTTGATGCCTGTGAACGAGGTTTGGGTATTGGCTACATGCCTAAAAGTACCTTTAGTGCATCGGTTGAAGCTGGGAAGTTACAGCCTATATTGCAACCTTACTGGGGCGACGGGGCAAGCAGTTGGATTGTGTATCAGAACAAGCGATTCATGCCCCTTAGGGTACGAATGGCCATTGATTATTTGGTGCAATATTTTGCAGACTGGGAAGACAAAGGGCTTTGAGGGTATTCATAACGTTAATCGCTAACCGTGGCGCTTGGCAAAATTACACCACGGAAGAAAACCGGCCATAAAACATGCTCAAAAAAACTGCCAGAAGATATTTCATTAATGTACCTGCTGGCAGTATGTATTGATTGCTTATGTTTAGCGTTTAGCTGTATATCAGCAAAGCTTGCGCTTTTTGCTTACAACTCTCGCACCCACATGTTTCTAAAGCTGACTAAATTACCATGATCTTGTAGCTGAAGGGGCTCACAACCATGGGCGTTATATTTAGGTGCACCAATCCACTCGGTAGTGCCCTGAATCTCTACATGATTTTGTACCACCACTCCGTTGTGGATAACGGTTATGTACCCAGGCGATTCAAGCGCCTCGCCATCGAATACCGGTGCTTTGAAAATAATATCGTATTCTTGCC encodes:
- the acnA gene encoding aconitate hydratase AcnA, with translation MKYQSFSNIDVDGNSFKAISFDKVNENFALDRLPYCIKILLENLLRHENEEFVTSDDIEQVATWNTENHVEHEVSFVPARVILQDFTGVPAIVDLAAMRDAVNKLGGDAQAINPLNPVELVIDHSVMVDFFAEENALEKNTDVEIERNKERYQFLKWGQSSFDNFKVVPPGRGIVHQVNLEYLARVAFTKQEGDDTLVYPDTLVGTDSHTTMINGLGVLGWGVGGIEAEAAMLGQPVTMLLPKVVGFRLDGELPTGVTATDMVLTITQQLRAHGVVGKFVEFYGPGLKHLTTADRATIANMAPEYGATCGIFPIDAVALDYLRLTGRDESQIELVEAYAKESSLWHDDFSKDAQYHETLELDLNDVVPSIAGPKRPQDRIALDNASKAFNEWHRTQIDVKVLDEETEFVAEGGAVPEVNEEHDSYVEFRGNKFNLEDGAIVIAAITSCTNTSNPSVLIGAGLLAKKAAEKGLTRKPWVKTSLAPGSQVVTQYLEDANLMDPLEALGFNLVGYGCTTCIGNSGPLPDAISDAIKKAKLTVTSVLSGNRNFEGRIHSDVAANYLASPPLVVAYALAGNMNIDITKEPLGLGSNGEPVYLKDIWPSEDEIQSHIAEHVTSDIFKAKYADVFKGSGVWNDLTVSPTSVYDWPDSTYIKHPPFFQTMGEQPEALSAIENARCLVKVGDSITTDHISPAGAIAPDSPAGEYLQAEGVDTKDFNSYGSRRGNHEVMMRGTFANVRLQNQLAPGTKGSATTHYPSGDAMSIYHAAMRYKEEGVGAVVVGGKEYGTGSSRDWAAKGPSLMGVKAVMVESYERIHRSNLIGMGILPLQFKPGDSASSLGIKGNETFSIGAVSRDQKEVDVTVTSDAGESQTFSMDIRIDTSNEFTYFENGGILHYVIRQYLKK
- the gpmA gene encoding 2,3-diphosphoglycerate-dependent phosphoglycerate mutase — its product is MYKLVLIRHGESQWNLENRFTGWHDVDLTDTGVAQAKTAGQLMKDAGFEFDQAYTSVLLRAIKTLNISLEEMGQHYLPVERHWRLNERHYGALTGLDKAETAAKHGEEQVKVWRRSFDIPPPAVDTDSEHFPGVDRRYNNVDAEILPRGESLKMTIERVLPYWHDVIRPDIQAGKRVIIAAHGNSLRALVKYLDGMSDEDVLSLNIPTGVPLVYELDENLKPISKEYLGDPEAIKAMMDAVAKQGKAK
- a CDS encoding iron-containing alcohol dehydrogenase, which translates into the protein MQVSVFKSANKLITGEGALANLAAELSRLNIKAPAIITDKGVSQSGALERVTGLLNVECPIVIDDIPPEPEISIIEQRLTRLKQHKVDGIIAVGGGSAIDSAKVLAATFDYTGNIADLFGENLVPGRTLPLIAIPTTAGTGSEVTNIAILADPIAQVKKGIVSDYLLPDIAIVTPEMTLSCPKHITAASGIDAFVHALEAYLSVNASPITDALASKAMILIYHSLPLAYANSNDVKAREDMATGSLMAGLAFGNAGVGAVHALAYPLGGRFHLSHGMSNAVMLPHVMRWNIGACQQRFVDVAGFLHLPISDKTQLEIANQVVDAIEALCRKVEIPATLRNFDISEDAIPLLAEEASKVTRLLRNNPRVLSKQDIAQIYKEAF
- a CDS encoding type 1 glutamine amidotransferase domain-containing protein, encoding MKKILIPVTNHATLGTTDQANGTYSPEITHAIDVFNKHGVEYDIASIEGGAIPIYGTDIEGDDVNAAVLNNEDFKKRTSNSMSVSNVNINEYDAVFYPGGFGLLSDLASNEDFAKLSATHYENGGIVGAVCHGPAALLPIKLSNGEDLIASKAITGFTREEEVDYGTINDIPFLLEEALARKAAKFSKVQPWNVHVIEDERVITGQNPASAHAVAEAIVNQLSK
- a CDS encoding LysR family transcriptional regulator, whose amino-acid sequence is MESFEGIVEFVAVAERKGFSAAAKQLGCSTSHISRQIARLEARVGCILLARSTRQVNLTENGALYYQHAKDLLIGLQQANEQVSLQQITLDGVLRVSAAGGFAEHAVAPALMQFALEHPELTIDMDFNSRMVNFVEDDVDFVIRYGELADSSLIARKLIERPMMAVATREYLAQFGEPLHPSDLKKHSCVISNNDVWKFSNNGAQENIKVKGRWRSNNANAVLDACERGLGIGYMPKSTFSASVEAGKLQPILQPYWGDGASSWIVYQNKRFMPLRVRMAIDYLVQYFADWEDKGL